In Ilumatobacter fluminis, the following proteins share a genomic window:
- a CDS encoding fatty acid desaturase, with protein sequence MTTILLAVLVGIAATTLANLCTTVYLHRGLSHRAIQFSRPAHAGFKTVLWLSTGIKVREWVAVHRKHHAFTDTPDDPHSPAVSGWLTVQVKNLSMYRAAAHDEENIRRYAKDLAPTRWDRWLFDRQWLGLALGFTLLLVVFGWQIALIAAFVHINYYLGGSAAVNAIGHHFGRRPYRNSATNLQWLAFLTAGEGFHNNHHAAPTSARFAHRRHQIDPGWFVIKPLTWLRLARLRFDDIVLAPGQLPEPVTANA encoded by the coding sequence GTGACCACCATCTTGCTCGCTGTCCTGGTCGGTATCGCCGCCACCACGCTCGCCAACCTCTGCACCACCGTGTACCTGCACCGGGGGCTGTCGCATCGTGCGATCCAGTTCTCCCGGCCCGCGCACGCCGGCTTCAAGACGGTGCTGTGGTTGAGCACCGGGATCAAGGTGCGGGAGTGGGTCGCAGTGCACCGCAAGCACCACGCCTTCACCGACACGCCCGACGACCCGCACTCCCCCGCCGTGTCCGGCTGGTTGACGGTGCAGGTGAAGAACCTGTCGATGTACCGGGCCGCCGCCCACGACGAGGAGAACATCCGCCGCTACGCCAAGGATCTGGCGCCGACCCGCTGGGACCGCTGGCTGTTCGACCGGCAATGGCTCGGCCTGGCGCTCGGCTTCACGTTGCTGCTGGTCGTGTTCGGCTGGCAGATCGCACTCATCGCGGCGTTCGTGCACATCAACTACTACCTCGGCGGTTCGGCGGCGGTGAACGCGATCGGTCACCACTTCGGGCGGCGCCCGTACCGCAACTCGGCGACCAACCTGCAGTGGCTGGCGTTCCTCACCGCCGGTGAGGGGTTCCACAACAATCACCACGCGGCGCCCACGTCGGCCCGCTTCGCCCACCGCCGGCACCAGATCGACCCCGGCTGGTTCGTGATCAAGCCCCTCACCTGGCTCCGCCTGGCACGACTTCGCTTCGACGACATCGTCCTCGCACCCGGCCAGTTACCCGAGCCGGTCACCGCCAACGCGTGA
- a CDS encoding TetR/AcrR family transcriptional regulator has protein sequence MAVQPEASLDDAIETGIRSTREQILDEALACFAQAGYEGTSLNDIAAGVGIRRPSLLHHFPSKEALYQEVFEHLLSDWFDRLTGAIAAPEEGWDKVELVLRTGFRFFADNPSYVRMVRREAIDGGQHLAIDLASVLRPMFDLATEYFTREMDNGTFLRQDARQLLITGYGALLSYFSDEPFLEGLLDVAPMSDAALAAREEHVVDFFRAALVPRPT, from the coding sequence ATGGCCGTGCAACCCGAGGCGTCGCTCGACGACGCGATCGAAACCGGAATCAGGTCGACCCGCGAGCAGATCCTCGACGAGGCGCTGGCGTGCTTCGCGCAGGCCGGCTACGAGGGCACGTCCTTGAACGACATCGCCGCCGGTGTCGGTATCCGTCGGCCCAGCCTCCTGCACCACTTCCCGTCGAAGGAAGCGCTCTATCAAGAGGTGTTCGAGCACCTCCTCTCCGACTGGTTCGACCGCCTCACCGGTGCGATCGCGGCCCCGGAGGAAGGGTGGGACAAGGTCGAACTGGTCCTGCGCACCGGCTTCCGCTTCTTCGCCGACAACCCGAGCTACGTCCGCATGGTCCGTCGCGAGGCGATCGACGGCGGCCAGCACCTGGCGATCGACCTCGCCAGCGTCCTGCGCCCGATGTTCGACCTCGCCACCGAGTACTTCACCCGCGAGATGGACAACGGCACGTTCCTGCGCCAGGACGCCCGCCAACTCCTCATCACCGGCTACGGCGCACTCCTCAGCTACTTCTCCGACGAACCGTTCCTCGAGGGCCTGCTCGACGTCGCCCCGATGTCCGACGCCGCCCTCGCCGCCCGCGAAGAACACGTCGTCGACTTCTTCCGCGCCGCGCTCGTGCCGCGCCCCACCTGA
- a CDS encoding acetate--CoA ligase family protein, protein MHAGTTLSESESKTLLVGYGLPIAPEAVVASATEAADAADRLGYPVVAKLEGAAIAHKTERGLVRLNLPDRASVETAATELLAAATPDDGEVGVLVAPMIRGNRELIVGLLRDVQFGATVMLGVGGILAEAVADVVFRPAPIDAVTAEEMIDGLATQKLLGEFRGEAAVDRQALVDLLVGLGRLSVDRPDVASVDVNPLIVTADGAPVAVDALVEIGQHDAGHLPMRPRPSDDAFCALFEPKGVLVTGASTHPGKFGFVSLHNLLASGYEGAVFGTNLQGENVLGIDTVADIEALPEGEIDLVFVCTPAKANPDILRACAAKGIGAAFLTSAGYGEAGEEGRAAERDLVALADELGILLAGPNGQGVVSTPAKLCAQIVAPYPPAGRIGVASQSGNFVSSFLNLSRSSGVGISRAVSAGNAAAVSVADYLDFYADDPETAVGLAYVEGITDGAGLMRRLGDAAARKPLVLLKGGATAGGAKAAASHTGALAADDKVFDGACRAYGVTRAPSVEEAFEAAATFATQPLPTGSNVVVLTTAGGWGVVTADAITRDPDLNLLELPDDLKAAIDEHLPARWSRNNPVDCAGGETRDTIPTVMRLIAEHPSVDAVVYIGLGIQSNQARLMREGRFYPDHGLERIVEYHERQDRRFAEAAAELSDATGKPILCATELAVADPDNPGPAAVRDTGRLAYPSGDRAVAALGHLVRYAQHRARRTA, encoded by the coding sequence ATGCACGCTGGAACCACGCTGTCCGAATCCGAGTCGAAGACCCTGCTGGTCGGCTACGGACTCCCCATCGCCCCCGAAGCCGTCGTCGCCTCGGCGACCGAGGCCGCCGACGCCGCCGATCGGCTCGGCTACCCGGTCGTCGCCAAGCTCGAAGGCGCGGCGATCGCGCACAAGACCGAGCGTGGCCTCGTCCGCCTGAACCTGCCCGACCGGGCGTCGGTCGAGACGGCGGCGACCGAACTCCTGGCAGCGGCCACGCCCGACGACGGCGAGGTCGGCGTGCTCGTCGCCCCGATGATCCGCGGCAACCGCGAACTGATCGTCGGCCTCCTGCGCGACGTCCAGTTCGGCGCGACGGTGATGCTCGGCGTCGGGGGCATCCTGGCCGAGGCCGTGGCCGACGTCGTGTTCCGGCCGGCTCCGATCGACGCGGTCACGGCCGAGGAGATGATCGACGGGCTCGCCACCCAGAAACTGCTCGGTGAGTTCCGCGGCGAAGCCGCCGTCGACCGCCAGGCGCTCGTCGACCTGCTCGTCGGTCTCGGTCGGCTGTCGGTCGACCGTCCCGACGTCGCCAGCGTCGACGTCAACCCGCTGATCGTCACCGCCGACGGCGCGCCGGTCGCCGTCGACGCTCTGGTCGAGATCGGTCAGCACGACGCCGGTCACCTCCCGATGCGGCCTCGCCCCTCCGACGACGCCTTCTGTGCCCTGTTCGAGCCGAAGGGCGTGCTCGTGACCGGTGCGTCCACCCACCCGGGCAAGTTCGGTTTCGTCTCGCTCCACAACCTGCTCGCCTCCGGCTACGAGGGCGCCGTGTTCGGCACGAACCTCCAAGGTGAGAACGTGCTCGGCATCGACACCGTCGCCGACATCGAGGCACTGCCCGAGGGCGAGATCGACCTCGTCTTCGTGTGCACCCCGGCCAAGGCGAACCCCGACATCCTCCGGGCCTGCGCAGCCAAAGGGATCGGCGCCGCGTTCCTCACCTCCGCCGGCTACGGCGAGGCGGGCGAGGAAGGCCGTGCCGCGGAGCGCGACCTCGTCGCCCTGGCCGACGAACTCGGCATCCTCCTCGCCGGCCCGAACGGGCAGGGCGTCGTCTCGACGCCGGCGAAGCTGTGCGCGCAGATCGTCGCCCCGTATCCGCCGGCCGGCCGCATCGGCGTCGCCAGCCAGTCGGGCAACTTCGTGTCGAGCTTTCTCAACCTGTCCCGCTCGAGCGGCGTCGGCATCAGCCGCGCCGTCTCGGCCGGCAACGCGGCGGCGGTCAGCGTCGCCGACTATCTCGACTTCTACGCCGACGATCCCGAGACAGCCGTCGGCCTCGCCTACGTCGAAGGCATCACCGACGGCGCCGGCCTGATGCGCCGTCTCGGCGACGCCGCCGCCCGCAAGCCGCTCGTGCTGCTGAAGGGCGGCGCCACGGCCGGCGGCGCCAAGGCTGCCGCCAGCCACACCGGTGCCCTCGCCGCCGACGACAAGGTCTTCGACGGCGCCTGCCGCGCCTACGGCGTCACCCGCGCCCCCTCGGTCGAGGAAGCGTTCGAGGCGGCCGCCACGTTCGCGACCCAACCGCTCCCCACCGGATCGAACGTCGTCGTGCTCACCACGGCCGGCGGCTGGGGTGTCGTCACGGCCGACGCGATCACCCGAGACCCCGACCTGAACCTGCTCGAGCTCCCCGACGACCTCAAGGCCGCCATCGACGAACACCTGCCGGCTCGCTGGAGCCGCAACAACCCGGTCGACTGCGCCGGCGGCGAGACCCGTGACACGATTCCGACCGTGATGCGCCTCATCGCCGAGCACCCCTCGGTCGACGCCGTCGTCTACATCGGCCTCGGCATCCAGTCGAACCAGGCCCGCCTCATGCGTGAGGGCCGTTTCTACCCCGACCACGGTCTCGAGCGCATCGTCGAGTACCACGAGCGCCAGGACCGTCGCTTCGCGGAGGCGGCGGCCGAACTGAGCGATGCGACCGGCAAGCCGATCCTGTGCGCCACCGAACTCGCCGTTGCCGACCCCGACAACCCGGGTCCGGCCGCCGTGCGCGACACCGGTCGGCTGGCCTACCCCAGTGGCGACCGTGCCGTCGCGGCGCTCGGCCACCTCGTTCGCTACGCACAGCACCGGGCGCGACGAACCGCATGA
- the dacB gene encoding D-alanyl-D-alanine carboxypeptidase/D-alanyl-D-alanine endopeptidase, whose amino-acid sequence MNARRQSGAGPLVVLTIAALIPALLLWAIWRWADGEAAAADDAVPETDSSVPVATEPAQPALSTGLLSMRRTAGELSRRLNVVAFQDAATSMTPLINDRSCSAISLDGTDVGAVNADTIVIPASNQKILVAAVAEDVLGNDFRYTTRVVGPQPSGGVVSGDVYLVGGGDPLLSGEWYPESNLDRNPVFDITSLDQLARNLVAAGVTRIDGTVRGDGSRYDDEYYIDSWGEGVAGIEAGPYDALLVNDARVQGDDQRGSDPNEAGAREFVRILAEQGVVVSGGSGTGVAPGDVPELASIESQPLPSAIAEMLTNSDNNTAEMMVKEIGVAVSGQGTREAGLNAIAATIAGWGIDTTGMVLGDGSGLSLDNRISCATLLDVLQYSTYDSSVGAGMAIAGETGTLSDIFTDTPVAGRMRAKTGTLNNPPFDQDPPAVKALSGYLPVDGGGAIEFVLILNGPTISDQSEYRQVWAELVNVLNSFPAVASPAALGPR is encoded by the coding sequence ATGAACGCCCGGCGGCAGTCCGGTGCCGGCCCCCTCGTCGTCCTCACGATCGCAGCGCTGATCCCGGCGCTGCTGTTGTGGGCGATCTGGCGATGGGCCGACGGTGAGGCTGCCGCCGCCGACGACGCCGTTCCCGAGACCGACTCGTCGGTGCCGGTCGCGACCGAACCGGCGCAACCGGCCCTGAGCACCGGCCTGCTGTCGATGCGCCGGACGGCGGGCGAGCTGTCGCGCCGCCTGAATGTGGTCGCGTTCCAGGACGCGGCGACCTCGATGACCCCGCTGATCAACGACCGGTCGTGCAGCGCGATCTCCCTCGACGGCACCGACGTCGGCGCCGTCAACGCGGACACGATCGTCATCCCGGCCAGCAACCAGAAGATCCTCGTCGCGGCCGTGGCCGAGGACGTGCTCGGGAACGACTTCCGCTACACCACCCGCGTCGTCGGCCCTCAGCCGTCCGGCGGGGTCGTCAGCGGCGACGTCTACCTGGTGGGAGGAGGCGACCCGCTGCTGTCGGGTGAGTGGTACCCGGAGAGCAACCTCGACCGCAATCCGGTGTTCGACATCACCTCGCTCGATCAGCTGGCTCGCAACCTGGTCGCTGCCGGTGTCACCCGCATCGACGGCACCGTGCGCGGCGACGGCTCGCGGTACGACGACGAGTACTACATCGACTCATGGGGCGAAGGCGTCGCCGGCATCGAAGCCGGCCCGTACGACGCCTTGCTCGTCAACGATGCCCGAGTCCAGGGTGACGACCAGCGGGGGAGCGATCCGAACGAGGCGGGTGCCCGTGAGTTCGTCCGCATCCTCGCCGAACAAGGCGTCGTCGTCAGCGGCGGCAGCGGCACGGGCGTGGCGCCCGGCGACGTGCCGGAACTCGCCTCGATCGAGTCGCAACCGTTGCCGTCGGCGATCGCCGAGATGCTGACGAACAGCGACAACAACACCGCCGAGATGATGGTGAAGGAGATCGGCGTCGCCGTGTCGGGTCAGGGCACACGCGAAGCCGGCCTGAACGCGATCGCAGCGACGATCGCCGGGTGGGGGATCGACACGACGGGCATGGTGCTCGGCGACGGCAGCGGCCTCAGCCTCGACAACCGGATCAGCTGCGCGACCCTGCTCGACGTCCTGCAGTACTCGACCTACGACTCGTCGGTCGGCGCCGGCATGGCGATCGCCGGCGAGACCGGCACCCTCAGCGACATCTTCACCGACACCCCGGTGGCGGGTCGGATGCGCGCCAAGACCGGCACGCTCAACAACCCGCCCTTCGACCAGGACCCGCCCGCCGTGAAGGCGCTGTCGGGCTACCTGCCGGTCGACGGCGGGGGAGCGATCGAGTTCGTGCTGATCCTCAACGGGCCGACGATCAGCGACCAGAGCGAGTATCGGCAGGTGTGGGCGGAGCTCGTGAACGTGTTGAATTCGTTCCCGGCCGTCGCCAGCCCGGCGGCGCTCGGCCCCCGCTGA
- the dacB gene encoding D-alanyl-D-alanine carboxypeptidase/D-alanyl-D-alanine endopeptidase, with translation MRDRNTIPLTSLVVLALIPVVLLGGVWGLAEANEPPATTTTTTTVPPPPVDELSTDILSFRRHPTPIAVDVAEAESLAAFEAAADELTATIGDGMCLTIRRGDEIVIDDRGQDPLIPASNMKLLVAAVALDELGPDHTFRTELSSAPPVGGVVAGDVYVIGSGDPVLVTADFVDPKPHPAVNTTTLDAVVDQLVAAGITRIDGDIVGDASRYDDEFRVDAWGDGITFSDAGPYDALLVNDGMIGNGNFAIVPAQAAANEVERLLEARDVDVVGSARQAPTPDDAALSTLALIESEPLTEILVELLHTSDNNTAELLLKEIGYAARGEGTRAAGAAVIGERLTEWGVPLPGAMVVDGSGLSRDNRLTCDSLSAVLAVSPVADDLADLLPVAGRDGTLDDQLIGTPAEGELRAKTGTLTGVKALTGVMDGDDGDPVEFALVLNGDGANDPASYTPYWSSVIDLIAQYPIVVEPDPDRFAPR, from the coding sequence ATGCGTGATCGCAACACCATCCCCCTGACCTCGCTCGTCGTCCTCGCGCTCATCCCCGTCGTGCTGCTCGGAGGCGTGTGGGGTCTGGCCGAGGCCAACGAACCGCCCGCCACCACCACGACGACCACGACGGTGCCGCCGCCTCCGGTCGACGAGTTGTCGACCGACATCCTCTCGTTCCGACGCCATCCGACTCCCATCGCCGTCGACGTCGCCGAGGCCGAGTCGCTCGCCGCGTTCGAAGCAGCGGCCGACGAGCTCACCGCCACGATCGGCGACGGGATGTGCCTCACCATCCGGCGGGGCGACGAGATCGTCATCGACGATCGCGGGCAGGACCCGCTGATCCCCGCCAGCAACATGAAGCTGCTCGTCGCAGCCGTGGCACTCGACGAGCTCGGCCCCGACCACACCTTCCGGACCGAACTCAGCTCGGCCCCACCGGTGGGCGGCGTCGTGGCGGGTGACGTGTACGTGATCGGGAGCGGCGATCCGGTGCTGGTCACCGCCGACTTCGTCGATCCCAAGCCGCACCCGGCGGTGAACACGACGACCCTCGATGCCGTCGTCGACCAGCTCGTGGCGGCCGGGATCACCCGGATCGACGGCGACATCGTCGGTGACGCCTCCCGCTACGACGACGAGTTCCGCGTCGACGCGTGGGGCGACGGCATCACGTTCTCCGACGCCGGTCCGTACGACGCCCTGCTCGTCAACGACGGGATGATCGGCAACGGCAACTTCGCGATCGTCCCCGCTCAGGCGGCGGCCAACGAGGTCGAACGCCTGCTCGAGGCGCGTGACGTCGACGTCGTCGGTAGCGCTCGCCAGGCCCCGACCCCCGACGACGCCGCTCTCTCCACGCTGGCCCTGATCGAGTCCGAACCGCTCACCGAGATCCTCGTCGAGCTGCTCCACACGAGCGACAACAACACCGCCGAACTGTTGCTGAAGGAGATCGGCTACGCGGCACGGGGTGAGGGAACTCGCGCCGCCGGCGCCGCCGTGATCGGCGAGCGCCTGACCGAGTGGGGCGTCCCGCTCCCCGGTGCGATGGTCGTCGACGGGTCCGGGCTGAGCCGCGACAACCGGCTCACCTGCGACTCGCTGTCGGCCGTGCTCGCCGTCTCGCCCGTCGCCGACGACCTCGCCGACCTGCTGCCCGTCGCCGGCCGCGACGGCACGCTCGACGATCAGCTGATCGGGACCCCGGCCGAAGGTGAGCTGCGGGCCAAGACCGGCACCCTGACCGGCGTCAAGGCGCTGACCGGTGTGATGGACGGCGACGACGGCGACCCGGTCGAGTTCGCGCTGGTGCTCAACGGCGACGGAGCGAACGACCCGGCCTCCTACACGCCGTACTGGTCGTCGGTGATCGACCTGATCGCCCAGTACCCGATCGTCGTCGAACCCGACCCCGACCGCTTCGCACCGCGCTGA
- a CDS encoding LON peptidase substrate-binding domain-containing protein: MAVVPMFPLGMTVLPGGVVPLQVFEPRYVQLVQDLLADDTNPMEFGVVMIERGHEVGGGDIRADVGTMCRIADMRVMPGDRFAVAIVGAERIRVVGWLPDDPYPLADVDIWPDDGDPPVDIAERIDELHDRVRRLNQSVLDMGEGAPPPDAEISDDPRLAIYHLASLSPLGAVDRHRVLAAPSLAERCDVLRDALDDADAVIEFRRSSGGSSG, encoded by the coding sequence ATGGCCGTCGTGCCCATGTTCCCGCTCGGGATGACGGTGCTGCCCGGTGGGGTGGTGCCGCTCCAAGTGTTCGAGCCCCGCTACGTGCAACTCGTCCAGGATCTCCTGGCCGACGACACGAACCCGATGGAGTTCGGTGTCGTGATGATCGAACGCGGTCACGAGGTCGGCGGGGGCGACATCCGAGCCGACGTCGGCACGATGTGCCGCATCGCCGACATGCGGGTCATGCCCGGCGATCGATTCGCCGTGGCGATCGTCGGCGCCGAACGGATCCGGGTCGTCGGCTGGCTGCCCGACGACCCGTACCCGCTGGCCGACGTCGACATCTGGCCCGACGACGGCGATCCGCCCGTCGACATCGCCGAGCGCATCGACGAACTCCACGACCGGGTCCGCCGCCTCAACCAATCGGTCCTCGACATGGGCGAAGGGGCGCCACCGCCCGATGCCGAGATCAGCGACGACCCCCGGCTGGCGATCTATCACCTCGCCTCGCTGTCGCCGCTCGGCGCGGTCGACCGACACCGCGTCCTGGCGGCGCCGTCGCTCGCCGAACGGTGCGATGTGCTGCGCGACGCCCTCGACGACGCCGACGCCGTGATCGAGTTCCGTCGTTCGTCCGGGGGATCCTCCGGATGA
- a CDS encoding phage holin family protein, with protein MADDTTRPATPPPTAKVEGASVGEVVDYVKRYAKQETLGPLKGAGTWIAMGAAAAVSLGIGIIILLLGLLRVLQVETDMGTSEWWSWVPYLIVILVGAAITAIVVSRINKTYLDPKDKR; from the coding sequence ATGGCTGACGACACCACACGTCCAGCAACCCCGCCGCCCACGGCCAAGGTCGAAGGTGCTTCGGTCGGCGAGGTCGTCGACTACGTCAAGCGCTACGCGAAGCAGGAGACGCTCGGCCCGCTCAAGGGCGCCGGCACCTGGATCGCGATGGGCGCTGCTGCTGCCGTCTCGCTCGGTATCGGCATCATCATCTTGCTGCTCGGCCTGCTGCGCGTGCTCCAGGTCGAGACCGACATGGGTACGAGCGAGTGGTGGTCGTGGGTGCCGTACCTGATCGTCATCCTCGTCGGCGCTGCGATCACCGCGATCGTCGTGAGCCGCATCAACAAGACCTACCTCGACCCGAAGGACAAGCGATGA
- a CDS encoding LPXTG cell wall anchor domain-containing protein produces MSQTSTGETISADELRDKMQGLQNSLQGKVDEQKNTLLTIGGGALVVLLILFFLLGKRSGKKKTTLVEIRRL; encoded by the coding sequence ATGAGCCAGACCTCCACCGGCGAGACGATCTCGGCCGACGAACTCCGCGACAAGATGCAGGGTCTGCAGAACTCCCTGCAGGGCAAGGTCGACGAGCAGAAGAACACCCTGCTCACCATCGGTGGCGGCGCACTCGTCGTGCTGCTGATCCTGTTCTTCCTGCTCGGCAAGCGCAGCGGCAAGAAGAAGACCACCCTGGTCGAGATCCGGAGGCTCTGA
- a CDS encoding MoaD/ThiS family protein — protein MLVRLRQPKREITVDGVSTVNQLLDSLDMNRESFLVIRNGTLVPGDGRLDPDDTIEIRPVVSGG, from the coding sequence ATGCTGGTCCGCCTCCGGCAACCCAAGCGCGAGATCACGGTCGACGGGGTGAGCACCGTCAACCAGTTGCTCGACTCACTCGACATGAATCGCGAGTCGTTCCTGGTCATCCGCAACGGCACACTGGTGCCTGGTGATGGACGACTCGACCCCGACGACACGATCGAAATCCGCCCCGTCGTCTCGGGCGGCTAG
- a CDS encoding ATP-binding protein → MSGSKCRVCREPAIIDLPRHNANFCAEHLLQLCRRQVEKAIKDYDMLSPDDRILVAVSGGKDSLAVWDILHELGYAADGLYIGLGIGEYSDVSYEFTRDFADERGLTLTTVDLRDEFGYDVPTAAKVTKRVPCSACGMSKRHIFDKAALDGGYDVVVTGHNLDDEAAVLFGNTLRWDIDYLSRQLPVLPARDGFPKKVKPLVRLTEREMAAWCIVRGIDYQVEECPMAVGNKHLSYKEALNSIERESPGSKAAFYLEFVDKMAPLLAERRSSERARLLACTSCGAPTTAPDSGDAPVCAFCRLQERTAGVEPVPVEMVLNKKARKAYLAAQAAAGGND, encoded by the coding sequence ATGAGCGGCTCGAAGTGTCGCGTCTGCCGCGAACCGGCGATCATCGACCTCCCGCGTCACAACGCGAACTTCTGCGCCGAGCACCTGTTGCAGCTCTGTCGTCGCCAGGTCGAGAAGGCGATCAAGGACTACGACATGCTGTCGCCCGACGACCGCATCCTCGTCGCCGTCAGCGGGGGCAAGGACTCCCTGGCGGTCTGGGACATCCTGCACGAACTCGGCTACGCAGCCGACGGCCTGTACATCGGTCTCGGCATCGGCGAGTACAGCGACGTGTCGTACGAGTTCACCCGCGACTTCGCCGACGAACGCGGCCTGACGCTGACGACGGTCGACCTGCGCGACGAGTTCGGCTACGACGTACCCACCGCCGCCAAGGTCACCAAGCGGGTGCCGTGTTCGGCGTGTGGCATGTCGAAGCGGCACATCTTCGACAAGGCGGCGCTCGACGGCGGCTACGACGTCGTCGTGACCGGCCACAACCTCGACGACGAGGCAGCGGTCCTGTTCGGCAACACCCTGCGGTGGGACATCGACTATCTCTCACGTCAGCTGCCGGTGCTGCCCGCCCGCGACGGCTTCCCGAAGAAGGTGAAGCCGCTCGTGCGTCTGACCGAACGGGAGATGGCGGCGTGGTGCATCGTCCGTGGCATCGACTACCAGGTCGAGGAATGCCCGATGGCGGTGGGCAACAAGCACTTGTCGTACAAGGAGGCGCTCAACTCGATCGAGCGCGAGTCGCCCGGCTCGAAGGCCGCGTTCTACCTCGAGTTCGTCGACAAGATGGCGCCGTTGTTGGCCGAGCGCCGATCCTCGGAGCGCGCCCGGTTGCTGGCGTGCACCTCGTGCGGCGCACCCACGACCGCACCCGATTCGGGCGACGCACCGGTGTGCGCCTTCTGCCGGCTGCAGGAGCGCACCGCCGGTGTCGAGCCGGTGCCCGTCGAAATGGTTCTGAACAAGAAGGCCCGCAAGGCCTACCTGGCCGCACAGGCGGCCGCAGGAGGAAACGACTGA
- a CDS encoding tRNA (adenine-N1)-methyltransferase, translating to MQALAAGDRVMLLDAKKRRYLVTLLAGGEFHTHAGFVPHDDIIGQGDGAVVKSTKGAEYTVLRPTLEDYVLEMPRGAQVIYPKDLATICMLADIGPGMRVFETGVGSGAMSMTMLRYGADIVGFEVREDFAKRAIANVREFMGEGVLDRYDVHIADSYEGIGEEHGTFDRAVLDLPEPWQVIPHLEQRLHPGAVVVAYTPSIVQAQQVRECFRGKWIDARTIEVLHRGWKIDGQAVRPDHRMVAHTAFLSVARFLGMENRAMRTDPKVERLGGERPRR from the coding sequence ATGCAGGCCCTGGCCGCGGGCGACCGCGTGATGTTGCTCGACGCGAAGAAGCGTCGCTATCTGGTGACGCTGCTCGCGGGCGGCGAGTTCCACACCCACGCCGGCTTCGTGCCCCACGACGACATCATCGGGCAGGGCGACGGCGCGGTGGTCAAGTCGACGAAGGGCGCCGAGTACACGGTGCTGCGGCCGACCCTCGAGGACTATGTGCTCGAGATGCCGCGTGGGGCGCAGGTCATCTACCCGAAAGATCTGGCGACCATCTGCATGCTGGCCGACATCGGACCCGGCATGCGGGTGTTCGAGACGGGTGTCGGTTCGGGCGCCATGTCGATGACGATGCTCCGATACGGCGCCGACATCGTGGGGTTCGAGGTCCGGGAAGACTTCGCGAAGCGGGCGATCGCCAACGTCCGCGAGTTCATGGGCGAGGGCGTCCTCGACCGGTACGACGTGCACATCGCCGACAGCTATGAGGGCATCGGTGAGGAGCACGGCACGTTCGACCGTGCGGTCCTCGACCTGCCCGAGCCGTGGCAGGTCATCCCGCACCTCGAGCAGCGCCTGCACCCGGGAGCCGTCGTCGTGGCGTACACCCCGTCGATCGTCCAGGCCCAGCAGGTTCGTGAGTGCTTCCGTGGCAAGTGGATCGACGCCCGCACGATCGAGGTGCTCCACCGCGGCTGGAAGATCGACGGTCAGGCCGTCCGTCCCGACCACCGCATGGTCGCCCACACGGCGTTCCTGTCGGTGGCCCGCTTCCTCGGCATGGAGAACCGAGCCATGCGCACCGACCCCAAAGTAGAACGCCTCGGCGGAGAACGCCCCCGGCGCTGA
- a CDS encoding ferredoxin: protein MKVWIDQDLCTGDGLCEEIAPDVFTLLDDGLAYVVEGDKIFAEAKGNPQGAEGLAEFPDSQIDAVVESAEECPGECIFIEP from the coding sequence ATGAAGGTCTGGATCGATCAGGATCTCTGCACCGGCGACGGGCTGTGCGAAGAGATCGCCCCCGACGTGTTCACCCTGCTCGACGACGGCCTTGCCTATGTGGTCGAAGGCGACAAGATCTTCGCCGAGGCGAAGGGCAACCCCCAGGGTGCCGAGGGACTCGCCGAGTTCCCCGACAGCCAGATCGACGCCGTCGTCGAATCCGCCGAAGAGTGCCCGGGAGAATGCATCTTCATCGAGCCGTAA